In Flavobacterium sp. N3904, one DNA window encodes the following:
- a CDS encoding phospholipase A has product MVSPFKVSLLLFFFLFLVSSSNAQVQALFNDKVELKTMVARWELDSTAARGTFLVTPYKAIYVLPFVWTSNPNEQPHSGNTSPEYIPPSKVDYDVVEMKFQLSFKTKILQGFLWGHADLWVAYTQISHWQIYNTELSRPFREINYEPEIILNFPVKFKFLGFKARMIGVSFDHESNGKSYPNTRSWNRVILMTGFERKNWNIYIRPWYVIPESKGDNPDISNYIGNADVNIIYSKNRSVYTFIGSHNFSFDGKMRGSSTFSWAYPIKGNLRGYLQVSHGYGNSLIDYNHDQTTVGVGVSLIEWQ; this is encoded by the coding sequence GTGGTGTCACCTTTTAAAGTATCATTATTACTATTCTTTTTTCTTTTTTTAGTTTCTTCTTCAAACGCTCAAGTTCAGGCGCTATTTAATGATAAAGTAGAACTCAAAACTATGGTTGCTCGTTGGGAGTTGGACTCAACTGCGGCTAGAGGGACTTTTTTGGTAACTCCTTATAAAGCCATTTATGTTTTGCCTTTTGTATGGACAAGTAATCCAAATGAGCAGCCTCATTCTGGAAATACTTCGCCAGAATATATTCCACCAAGCAAAGTTGATTATGATGTTGTCGAAATGAAATTTCAACTGAGTTTTAAAACCAAAATTCTCCAGGGGTTTTTATGGGGACATGCCGATTTATGGGTTGCTTATACCCAAATTTCGCATTGGCAAATCTACAATACAGAATTATCACGTCCATTTAGAGAAATTAATTATGAACCCGAAATTATACTTAATTTTCCAGTAAAATTCAAATTTTTAGGATTTAAAGCAAGAATGATTGGTGTTTCATTTGATCATGAGTCGAACGGAAAAAGTTATCCGAATACAAGAAGTTGGAATAGGGTCATTTTGATGACTGGTTTCGAACGAAAAAATTGGAATATCTACATTAGACCTTGGTATGTAATTCCTGAATCTAAAGGCGATAATCCGGATATTTCAAACTACATTGGCAACGCTGACGTAAATATTATTTATTCCAAAAATCGTAGTGTTTATACATTTATAGGAAGCCATAACTTTAGTTTTGATGGAAAAATGAGAGGGAGTTCTACTTTTTCGTGGGCCTATCCAATAAAAGGAAATCTTAGAGGATACTTACAGGTTTCACACGGTTATGGAAACTCATTGATTGATTACAACCACGATCAAACTACTGTTGGAGTTGGAGTTTCATTGATCGAATGGCAATAA
- a CDS encoding ArsR/SmtB family transcription factor, translating into MEKKIKEDYFTVDQKLIARFAKALGHPVRIAILELLVNQSCCYHGDMAEELPIAKSTLSQHLNELKDAGLIQGDITPPTVKYCINKENWLLAKKLFVSFLK; encoded by the coding sequence ATGGAAAAAAAAATAAAAGAAGATTATTTTACGGTAGATCAGAAACTAATAGCTCGTTTTGCTAAGGCTTTGGGGCATCCTGTTCGTATTGCAATTTTAGAATTACTAGTCAATCAATCTTGTTGTTATCATGGCGATATGGCCGAAGAATTGCCTATTGCAAAATCTACTTTGTCCCAACATTTGAATGAATTGAAAGACGCTGGTCTTATTCAAGGGGATATTACTCCTCCTACAGTTAAATATTGTATAAACAAAGAAAATTGGCTTTTGGCAAAAAAACTCTTTGTCTCTTTCTTAAAATAA
- a CDS encoding rhodanese-like domain-containing protein: MENQTLVKEICPTKTQLWIKNGALLVDVREREEVAQLAYNVPNIVNIPLSEFEERFTEIPRDREVVVVCKSGVRSLRAAAFLLNNGYDKVVNMKHGIIRWVQKGFPTIGDESSFLVDENAHSCSCSGC, translated from the coding sequence ATGGAAAATCAAACTTTAGTAAAAGAAATTTGCCCAACCAAAACACAGTTATGGATTAAAAACGGAGCATTGTTGGTAGATGTTCGAGAACGAGAGGAAGTGGCTCAATTGGCATACAATGTGCCTAATATTGTGAATATCCCACTGAGTGAATTTGAAGAACGATTTACCGAAATTCCAAGAGATAGGGAAGTTGTTGTTGTTTGCAAAAGTGGTGTGAGAAGTTTAAGGGCCGCTGCCTTTTTGCTTAATAATGGATATGATAAAGTGGTGAATATGAAACACGGAATCATTCGTTGGGTACAGAAAGGATTTCCAACCATAGGTGATGAATCTTCTTTTTTGGTTGATGAAAATGCTCATTCTTGTTCGTGCTCTGGTTGTTAA
- a CDS encoding thioredoxin family protein yields the protein MKTIKVLGPGCPKCKATFHNAEQAVNQLGVEAQVIKIEDIEEMMRYNILTTPVLMIDEVVKVKGRIAQIDEIKEFLK from the coding sequence ATGAAAACTATTAAGGTTTTAGGTCCCGGTTGTCCAAAGTGTAAAGCAACATTTCACAATGCTGAACAAGCGGTAAATCAATTAGGTGTTGAAGCTCAAGTAATCAAAATTGAAGATATTGAAGAAATGATGCGGTATAATATCTTGACGACTCCTGTATTAATGATTGACGAAGTTGTAAAAGTGAAAGGTAGGATTGCGCAGATTGATGAAATTAAAGAATTTTTAAAATAA